The Candidatus Neptunochlamydia vexilliferae genomic sequence TTATGGTGAGGGACAGGCTTGAGGGCATCGATAGCGTTTAGAAATTCGGCTCTTTTCCAGCCTCCTTTAATACTTCTATCAACAGGGTCATAGGTAAATAAGGTGTCCTGAAGCTTTTGGAGAGTAGAGTTATCCTTAATAATGAAACGACGCAACTGGTCGAGTGTAATATTTTCAGGGGTATTAGTCACCCCAATAAGGAGAGAGTCTTTTGATTTAAGAAGGGTTTCCTTATTACTAAAGAGGTTATAAGCAATTTGAAGCATTTCCGATAGGCCTCTTGCTCTTCCTGCTTTGAGAGTGTGATAGTTGATCAGGATGACAACTTTGGCGCTTTTGGCAGCTTTGATGGCATTTTTGATATTGACAGCGTTAGCAATATTAATTTCAGCTCCCCGGTTATCTAGGAATCCAGGGCAATCCATGTAGGTTTTTTTATCTTGAGTTTCGATTTTAGGCATGAAGGTTTTCGAGATTTTGGTATGACCAATAGGCATGATTTCATCTTTAGTTCCCCCTTGATTCTGAGGCTTGACAACAACAGCATCACCTAAGCCATCGATACCGAGCTCATCATAAGGTTTAAGTTCTAATGTGCAGCCACAAAGGTAGTTGATAGTGGTGCTTTTGCCAGCTCCAGTATTACCGATAAAGAGGGTGATATCTTTACCTTTGGCCTTCTGAGCTTCTAACTCTCCTTGACGGACACACTCTAATAGTAGGGCAATGCTCTCATCTGTGTTTAGAGTTTTGTGGGGATTTTTGAGCTTTTGGTCAATGAGGGCTTTAGGATCGTTTTCGATTAGTGTTGGGACTATTTGCTTTAAGAGTAACGGCTGTTTCTCAAATGAAGGTTTGATGTAAAAAATTTCTTGACATTCATTGTAACACTTACGTGTAAGCTCTAGTTTTTTCTCACTAGGTCGGAGTAATCTCAAAAATGATTCGAATTTAACCTTGTTACTTAGAACAAGGTGACCACATAAGAAAACAATCGCCCGTTCCATTGTGGGTCGGTTTTTAAACTTGTTAAGAAATTCAGCTTGCTTTTCTTGGGTGCAGTTGGATAAATAGTAGGCAGCTAGGTATTCTTGGATGGTAAAGTGAATGAAGGAATATTTTTGTGTGTGCGTATGTTTCTGAATAAGCCCTGTAGAGAGAAAGGTCTCGATTCTTTTATGTGGAAGGATCAGACTCTCTCTTTTAAGCGCATCGAGGGCAAGCTTTCCAAGCTGCTTGAGAAGTTCACCTCTCTTGCTCTTACTTAGGTATTCGAGTTTTTTTTGGCTTATTTGCCAATCAAGGACTTTATCGATCATTTCTTTATATAGAGATGTTAAAGAAATTCCAATCTCTGAACTGTTGGTACTTTTAACCCAGATCGCGCAAAGCATCTGTAATTGTAAAGGGTTTTCAGCAAGTTCCATAAGTTGAGGCACGCTTTCGATCTGCTTCAGGCATTTTTCCCCTTGCTTATCGGTCCCTATTGTAGAAAAGAATTTATGGACATAGGTTTTGATTTGGTCTTTTGAAAAGCCAATGTTCTCAAAGGTTTTATCAATCTTTCCTTTAAAAATGTGCTTTGATTCAGATCGTGAGGAAGCAAGAATATAGAGATCAGGATCATTAACAAGAGAAGAGATCGCGCCTAAAGTTTCTTCAGAAGCTTCATCAAGGCCATCAAAAATCACTAAGGTGGATTTGCTTTTATTAATACTTTCCAAAAAAGCATTTTGCAACTTTGATTCAAGGGTAATTAGTTCGGTTGCTAAGTAACTGAGAAGTTTTTTTGGGTCTTTTGGAAGTTTTTTGAGCAGATTGACCTCTCTTAGTGGAAGATAGAAAACCTGATCGAATAGTTGATTAAAGAGCCTTCCAGAGGCCCAGTCATGAGCAACTTTACGACAGAGGGTGCTTTTACCTGAGCCAGCTCTCCCTGTAATCAACACCTTTCGGTCCCCGTCATTAAATAGCTGATCAATAGAAGTTATTGACTTTTTCTTCTCTTTTTTTTGATTTTCTAAAATTAAAGTCGTAAAAAGCTCTCGAATAGGATAGGTTTCATTCGTTAGAGGGAGGGGGATATCTCCAAACTCGTCAATGTACTTAATTCTAAGGATCTGCTCAGGGTGCTGTTTTTTAAAATTTTGTAGGGGAACCTCATATATTTCAAGCTGCCAATTTATCCACTCCTTCATCTCCTTTTGCATTGTAAGTGCTAAATTCTCAGGAAGGTGGGCAACATCTGAGTGACAAAATAGATTATCTCGATAAATGAGAAATTTCAGAGCATCTTCTGTTTGGAGGTAGCGACAGGTGTTTAAGAGAGCTCCAAGGAACTCTTTTTTTTGTTTCTTAGTGAGCTGCTTCCATTCGATTATAGCATCATAATTACTCGTTGAGGTCTGAAGATCTTTATAATCTTTGGGACGATAATGGACACTTCCAAGATTTTGTTTCTTATTAATAATACAATTTTCAGAGGCGTTTTTAGGGTCATCATGGGTAAAGAGAAAGGCTAGACCAGGATCGATTTTTACCGTCTTTGCACCAATAGCTTTTTTATTTTCGTCATAGATCCACTTGAACCCTGCATTGAGCCCCCCTCCTCCAAGAAGGTCCACATCGGCTAGACACCGCCCCACGGCTAGTAGGCCCATTAAACCTTGAATAGGAACGAGCTCTCCTTTATCTGTTAGGAGCTTTTCTGGAGGACGTTTATAGGTTTCTAGGTACTTCATAAAGGGAATTTTATTCCCTTTTTCATCTTGAGTCGATGATTTTCCAAAATCTTGGTAACCCTCCATATAGCGAGACATAATCAGGAGCGTTTCTTTAATTCCCTTTTGGATCAGATCATTTACAAGGTAGTTCCAGCTGTTAAATTGATTACGGACGGGCTGCATGGAGAGTCTAGATTTAGGGACAACAAAGAGGTCTCTTCCCAGCTCCTGAAAAAGGTCGTAAGCAAGTTTTTCTCGTATCGTATCGAGGTTCATCTCTTTTTTTGTTCGTGTCCGAAAGGTGTTGGAATCGTTCCTTAAAAGCCCTTTAGGACTCCCCATCTTGCCCATCCACCGTTTATTGTCTTGTAGTTGGACTGTTTTCTTAAAAATCGCTCCGATAGAGCACCCGACTTTTTTCTCTTCAACGGCGGTAAACTCTACTTTTTTACCACTTTTACCTGTATAAATATGCATAAGAACAGGATTGAAAGTTTTAAGTCCTTTGACTGTAATGGGCTCAGGATTAACTAGAATGGAAGGGTTAGTGATCCTTGAATACAGAGGTTTCTTGTTCGGGCGCGATCTGTTCGAGTCTTCCGAGGTAGTTTTTCTTGAAGAACTTGAGCTACTTGAGGAACTAGAAGAACTTGAGCTAGATAATGATGAGAAGGAAGCCCTTGAAGGAATCCAAATGATATTTCTGTCTTTTAAAACAGGGACATCCCCCATACGAATGTGATCGGAGATTTTTTCTAAAGAAGTTTCTTTAAGGGTGCATTCAGAATATTCTCCATTTTTTTTCTCGCAACGTGCTATTAGTGACAAGTTTCTTTTACCGAAACTGATTGTGTAATCGTCACACCTAACTTGGTAACTATTCATGATTTTTATCCTCAGTTTAAAAGCTATTAATTATCAATTTATAAACTCATCGGTGTTTAACCTATGAAAGTCTACGGACCCCAACAATGCCTCCATAACTCTTTCCCGGGTAGGTGAAGACTCTACATCCATTTTCATCAAAATCGCCCACACATAGGGAGTCGTTATGTATCTTTTCTTTACACTGCGTCCATCGCATCCAGCTAGGGGCAGAGTCTGGGAAGAGTATTTGTTTGTTCTCAAGATATTCCATAGAGGTGCATATGGCGGCTTCAATGACTTTTGGGGGTGAATAATTTGGGTAGTTGGCAAGGAGTTTGCAGCGCTCATCATAGGTCATTTTGTAAGATTTAGGGAGTGTATTACGCGTCATTAAAACCCAATAGGGTTTATCCACAGTCATGTTGAGGGGCTCTTCAATATTGCCAAATGGAGATTTTGCTGTAGAAAGGGGACGTGCTTTAAACAGGTTGTTGGGTGTGAGCGGCTTTCCATTGAGCTTACTAGGAATCATCGCTAGAATATGAGTTTGATAGACTTTACGTCCCGACCAAATAGGACAGGGTTGATTCATGATACTTTCGATATTTGAAGGGAGGGTGATTTCGTTAACAGTTCCGTAGTGCTTTTTCCAAGTATTGAGGTTGAAAGTAGTCCATTTACCTTGAGTAGTTGAAGGCTTAGCTAATTTTGAACTTGAAGGTGGTTTTAATAGTCGAGACGTTTCTATACAGCGAGAAAAGTGGGCTCCTTGATGGTGGATAACGGTCAGTGGAACGTTTAGGTCATCATTTATAACAGGACCTGCAGGGTGAATTCCCCCTGCATCGGAATTAACAATCAGTACTTTTTTTCCAAAAACATGGGCAGCTAGCTCGATTTCTGGAGTGTTGAGATAATACTGAGGTCTCTGTACGGTTGTCAGGTAATGGGTTATTGCAGATTCGGAAAGGATGCTCTCTTCTTTTTTGGAATTTAGCTTTTGGAGTTGCTCTTTTCTTTTTGAGCGGCAACTCTCAATCTTCTGTCTAGCGCTATTACCAAGTTTACTGAGGTGGAAATTAACCTCTTCATTGATCCGGCTGAGGAGAGCCAGGGGCTTCCGTTTAAAAATTTCTAGAAGCTGAGCTTTATTTTTTCCATAATAGGGGCTACTGATATCTTGAATATCGGAGACTTCAGAAGATAACCGATCAAGAATTTTTTTATTTGTAGTGATTTCTTCCTTCCAAAATTCGGCTTCTTGCCGATTTGTTTTCGCTATTTCTTCTTCAAATTGAGATTTGAGTGCTTCAAACTTCGCATGGATTACCTTTCCTGCTTGATTATCCATGAAAAGCATTTTTGAAGAAGGATCTGATGAGGTAAGATGGGCACTAAAAAGGATATAAAAAAGTTTTTTTGTTTGGCGATCATTTAACTTAAAGATATTTTCCTTAAGCCGATGAATAAATTCATCTTTTGCTTGTTTAGATGAAGAATGAACTTCTCCAGGGAACCGATACATTCCATCGAGCTCTTCTCCTAAAAGAGCGTGAAGAGCGCAGGCTCCTTCACCCTTCGTGGGGAAGATTCTGTAAGTTTGATTTTCGGCTCTAAATGTAGCGGTTGGTTGAAGAGCTAAGGAATCGTTAGATAGCTTTGCTATCAGCAGTGATTCGGTGTCATCATTTAGCATCTGATAAAAAATAGGGTTTGAAGTTATTTTTTCGGAATTCGTTTGTACGGAATTCGTTTGTACGGAACTCGTTTGTGCGAAACTCGACTGTAAGGCATTTTGATAGTCTACAAGCTGTTCAACACTTAATGTTCCTTCGGCGTCCTTAGTTAGGAGATTTTGATAATCTTCTTCGAGTTTTTTAGGTAGTTTTTCGAGCTTATTTTGTTGGTTGTTTTGTACATCTTTCACATTTTTTTGGGTAGCAAGCACTTCAGGATGATCAGGCTTAAAGAAGTTCTTTAGCATATTCTGTGATTCTCGAAAGTATTTGAGGGATTTTTTCCCATTATTTAAATCTCTGTAGACTTCTCCTATGGCATTTAAGTTTGATCCTATTTCACCATGTTTTTCTCCAAAACACTGCTTCCGCAAATTGAGAGCTTTCTTAAAAGCTTGAAGAGCTTCTTGGTACCTGCCTAAGCTTTTTAACGTTTCTCCCATGGCACTGAAACTTGATGCTAACTCTGCATGATTGGGTTTGGCTAAATTTTTTCTTATCGCTAAAGCGTTCTCTAAATAGGATAGAGATTCCTGAAGTTCTCCTAGATCCTTAAAGGCCTGGCCCACAGCTTGTAAACTTGCTGCTACCTCAGGGGATTTCTTACCAGAAAGCTCTTGGCGTATACTTAAAGACTCTAAAAAATATACAAGAGCTTGTTTATGCATCCCTTTATCTCTCAACCGCTCTCCTATGGTATTCAAGGTGGTTGCAACTAAGTGATGTTTTCTTCCATATTTTTTCTGCTGCTTATCAAGGGTTGCCTTTTCTTTTTGAAATAAATTAGTCGGAATTTCATCAACTTTAAGAGTAGGAGTTGCAGGCTTTTCAATTTTAAAGATAATTTTTTTCCGTTCACAACTTTCTCTAATTCTTGAAAGTTGTTCATCCTTTATATGAAGTTTTAAGGTGAGGTGCGTTAGGCTAGAGGTTAAGGTTAGAAAGTTTAAGATATGGCCGGGACTAACATTGAAAGGATTATCTAGGGTAAGGCGCTCTATATTGCACTTTTTAGCTTGCCTAAAAAGCTCTCTACCATCTATGCGACTATTTTTAATATAGATATGAGGGGACAGTTCAAATGCCTTATTTACAAAAAGGAGCTCCTGTATCTCCGTAAAAGCAGAGAGGTCGACTGTCGGAAGCCATTTTGGTACCAACTCCGGAATTGTGAGTGGAGCTGCTTTTTGATGAGGAAAAAGATCTGCAAGTGTTTCAATAGCTTCTTGGGTTGTTTTATCTGGAAGTAGTAGCTCTTCAATAGCAGATGAGCCAAACTTAAAAATCTCCATTTCTGCCGCTAAGATTCCCTTCTCTTCTCCAAGCGCTTTTAAGGCTTTATAAACAGTATCAAGGCCAGGTGCAAGAAGAGAGACAAGTTGCCACATCGAGGGAGGTTTGGTTTTTTTCTCAATATAACCCCTAAACCTGTGCAGTTGAGTCTCAAGAAAATGGAAGTCTTCCCATGCAATTTTGATGGGAAGATCAAGAGAGTACATTTCAGCCTCATCGACAATATGACTTTTTTCTAGTTGAGTGTAGAATGTATTTTGCTCAGAAATATCTGTTAACCAATCGATAAGGAATAAAGAGGTGGGTTTATCGATGAAGCGTTTGCAAGTCTCCAAGTGAACAGGTTTATCCATTTGAGGGAGCAAAAAAATAGTTGAGCGAGTGGAGACTTTGTGAACCCCTCTAGAATAGGTTACATAAGGCTTAAAGATCGGGTCAGAATCTATGAGACGGAGATTATTGTTTTGGCTGACCATAAAGTTATCACTACGAGCATCCCCTAATCGTAGAAAAAGAGCAAGAAGCAGCTGAATAGTGGCGCTTTCTTGTGTTATCTTCTCTAAAGAGCGCTTATGTTGAATAAATTCCCTAAGGTTTTCACCTGAAACTTCAATTGAAGCCTGAACGACTTGATGAATCTTCTGATAGGTAAAGGGGTAAACCCTTTTTTCCTGACCTGTGAAATGTTTGAAAATTTCCCTGTGCCTTATTGTCTTATTTTTATCCTTAATGACTTTACTTTTTTCAGCAACTTTACTTTTTTGAGCTTGTTCTTTGAGTTGAGTAATAAGATATTTTCTACGTAATGGATGTTCACAAAGCTTGTATGATAGAGGGTTTTTAATCCAAATGTTTTTGATCTTTAAGAGCTTTGTAGCGGCATTTCCTGCAATTGGGGATATTAGCTTTGAAAAAGATTTAACGAGAAATTCTTCACCGGGTCTAAGGGGGTTGATGTTTTCTCTTTTAAAAAAGATCCCATCACGGGACCTTACGGAGCTTGCTCCATAGGCGTTTTGTTTTTTTCTTTGATTATATTTACCTATTGAACAAAGGTATCGCCCCTCTGTTTGTGAGAGTTTCAGAAAAGGCCCACCTCTATGACAGAGAACAGTGGGACCCATAATCTTCTTTAGCCTTTCCTTACCTCGTGAATTAATAATTTCTACTTTCAACTCCTCGTAAAGATCAATAAGTTTACTTATTTCTCCAGTTATCCCTTTAAGATCACCTCTTTGACTGGAATCTCGTCTTAATCTTAAAACCTCCTTATCAATCAATGAAAGAGTGGGATGGCGTTGGTCGATTGTTTCATTCAGAAATGCGTTTAAACGGGCTTCTGGGCCATCGGGCTCTCTCCGTAAAACAAAGTTAACAGTATCATCCAAAA encodes the following:
- a CDS encoding NACHT domain-containing protein, which translates into the protein MHIYTGKSGKKVEFTAVEEKKVGCSIGAIFKKTVQLQDNKRWMGKMGSPKGLLRNDSNTFRTRTKKEMNLDTIREKLAYDLFQELGRDLFVVPKSRLSMQPVRNQFNSWNYLVNDLIQKGIKETLLIMSRYMEGYQDFGKSSTQDEKGNKIPFMKYLETYKRPPEKLLTDKGELVPIQGLMGLLAVGRCLADVDLLGGGGLNAGFKWIYDENKKAIGAKTVKIDPGLAFLFTHDDPKNASENCIINKKQNLGSVHYRPKDYKDLQTSTSNYDAIIEWKQLTKKQKKEFLGALLNTCRYLQTEDALKFLIYRDNLFCHSDVAHLPENLALTMQKEMKEWINWQLEIYEVPLQNFKKQHPEQILRIKYIDEFGDIPLPLTNETYPIRELFTTLILENQKKEKKKSITSIDQLFNDGDRKVLITGRAGSGKSTLCRKVAHDWASGRLFNQLFDQVFYLPLREVNLLKKLPKDPKKLLSYLATELITLESKLQNAFLESINKSKSTLVIFDGLDEASEETLGAISSLVNDPDLYILASSRSESKHIFKGKIDKTFENIGFSKDQIKTYVHKFFSTIGTDKQGEKCLKQIESVPQLMELAENPLQLQMLCAIWVKSTNSSEIGISLTSLYKEMIDKVLDWQISQKKLEYLSKSKRGELLKQLGKLALDALKRESLILPHKRIETFLSTGLIQKHTHTQKYSFIHFTIQEYLAAYYLSNCTQEKQAEFLNKFKNRPTMERAIVFLCGHLVLSNKVKFESFLRLLRPSEKKLELTRKCYNECQEIFYIKPSFEKQPLLLKQIVPTLIENDPKALIDQKLKNPHKTLNTDESIALLLECVRQGELEAQKAKGKDITLFIGNTGAGKSTTINYLCGCTLELKPYDELGIDGLGDAVVVKPQNQGGTKDEIMPIGHTKISKTFMPKIETQDKKTYMDCPGFLDNRGAEINIANAVNIKNAIKAAKSAKVVILINYHTLKAGRARGLSEMLQIAYNLFSNKETLLKSKDSLLIGVTNTPENITLDQLRRFIIKDNSTLQKLQDTLFTYDPVDRSIKGGWKRAEFLNAIDALKPVPHHKRIFSTVLTYEDEHKLLSISEILGKKIEKALGTQDYKEAALQYQHLQSLNIIDHHSIERLLQTQKRKIDTHAQRLLNTFNEQLQWGKFKKAETYIDRLKKLATTFPQISLFVKPKALEKSLSYQRALRDARSLNNSFYQELFAKNFDKAAIHLQSLKKLLKSFPELSFLIKPEGLQQLLDNYRLDHKETESLKQSVKQLEESIIELNAAKAEIDAKYNALLKNQSYTHSARLQEIENTLKKLTQEKDIRLNKKQQQLEVANQFNDQDKVKELEKEKQKIEELYKKRLDRAKEEREKTHIENQKLLEAQKKAYEVQQQELQDRIKELETRKTAIEKKLPEPINPPSSHPIKLPDIKETTDEALFVPRSEIPFATYFTSNYQLSFLSGPIRVELSEPTSSKVFTTQVIDPSDQKEIKHLLKQGAVPTVNKRWEDHYEVSLKENVSSSTPSKKLEELYNKLSSSKRVEAKLHLELAMFCHHYAHKNFEAAKKHYNRAQRLAPKSPAYLLTHLTLIDKKQDPKTANALYKELMNLSESAPKLYAHALEQRLKFSTKGEEASLIASLVTRSLALEKEIDALKTKD
- a CDS encoding tetratricopeptide repeat protein, whose product is MASSSNSPLNQNRNARLQAESVCTLIEDRSELDKRIGNLTTEQNSIRKVEHDRFATIVDRISNQVADRSWVKKIRRPETLFAQAFFKKESSFLDDTVNFVLRREPDGPEARLNAFLNETIDQRHPTLSLIDKEVLRLRRDSSQRGDLKGITGEISKLIDLYEELKVEIINSRGKERLKKIMGPTVLCHRGGPFLKLSQTEGRYLCSIGKYNQRKKQNAYGASSVRSRDGIFFKRENINPLRPGEEFLVKSFSKLISPIAGNAATKLLKIKNIWIKNPLSYKLCEHPLRRKYLITQLKEQAQKSKVAEKSKVIKDKNKTIRHREIFKHFTGQEKRVYPFTYQKIHQVVQASIEVSGENLREFIQHKRSLEKITQESATIQLLLALFLRLGDARSDNFMVSQNNNLRLIDSDPIFKPYVTYSRGVHKVSTRSTIFLLPQMDKPVHLETCKRFIDKPTSLFLIDWLTDISEQNTFYTQLEKSHIVDEAEMYSLDLPIKIAWEDFHFLETQLHRFRGYIEKKTKPPSMWQLVSLLAPGLDTVYKALKALGEEKGILAAEMEIFKFGSSAIEELLLPDKTTQEAIETLADLFPHQKAAPLTIPELVPKWLPTVDLSAFTEIQELLFVNKAFELSPHIYIKNSRIDGRELFRQAKKCNIERLTLDNPFNVSPGHILNFLTLTSSLTHLTLKLHIKDEQLSRIRESCERKKIIFKIEKPATPTLKVDEIPTNLFQKEKATLDKQQKKYGRKHHLVATTLNTIGERLRDKGMHKQALVYFLESLSIRQELSGKKSPEVAASLQAVGQAFKDLGELQESLSYLENALAIRKNLAKPNHAELASSFSAMGETLKSLGRYQEALQAFKKALNLRKQCFGEKHGEIGSNLNAIGEVYRDLNNGKKSLKYFRESQNMLKNFFKPDHPEVLATQKNVKDVQNNQQNKLEKLPKKLEEDYQNLLTKDAEGTLSVEQLVDYQNALQSSFAQTSSVQTNSVQTNSEKITSNPIFYQMLNDDTESLLIAKLSNDSLALQPTATFRAENQTYRIFPTKGEGACALHALLGEELDGMYRFPGEVHSSSKQAKDEFIHRLKENIFKLNDRQTKKLFYILFSAHLTSSDPSSKMLFMDNQAGKVIHAKFEALKSQFEEEIAKTNRQEAEFWKEEITTNKKILDRLSSEVSDIQDISSPYYGKNKAQLLEIFKRKPLALLSRINEEVNFHLSKLGNSARQKIESCRSKRKEQLQKLNSKKEESILSESAITHYLTTVQRPQYYLNTPEIELAAHVFGKKVLIVNSDAGGIHPAGPVINDDLNVPLTVIHHQGAHFSRCIETSRLLKPPSSSKLAKPSTTQGKWTTFNLNTWKKHYGTVNEITLPSNIESIMNQPCPIWSGRKVYQTHILAMIPSKLNGKPLTPNNLFKARPLSTAKSPFGNIEEPLNMTVDKPYWVLMTRNTLPKSYKMTYDERCKLLANYPNYSPPKVIEAAICTSMEYLENKQILFPDSAPSWMRWTQCKEKIHNDSLCVGDFDENGCRVFTYPGKSYGGIVGVRRLS